One Nocardioides dongkuii genomic window, GAAGTCGTCCTCGAAGGCGGGCGCGACGTGGCGCCACATGTTCTGGTCGCAGCCGAAGCCGTGCACGAACACCATCGGCTGGCCGTCGGGGCGCCCGGACTCCACGACGTGGTGGCGTTCCCGGGCATCCATGAGGCTGACCCTAACCGACCGCGAGCAGCCGCAGACACTCGTCGATCAGCCTCGCCCGGAGGGGTGAACCGCGCTCCGCGAAGGCGCGCTGCGCCGCGGCGTACTCCTGCTTCCCCTCGGCCGTCTCGATGCGCACGGGCTCGAAGCCGAGGTCCGCGAGGTCGTACGGCGAGGCGCGCATGTCGAGCTCGCGGATGTCGCGGGCGAGCTCGAAGCAGTCGGCGACCAGGTCGGAGGAGACCATCGGCGTCAGCCGGAACGCGTGCTTGTAGAGGTCCATCCCGGCGTGCAGGCACGCGGGCTGCTCGAAGTCCGGGCGGTCGGCGGCGGTGGGGGAGAGCGTGTTCAGCGGCCGCGCCGACGGGGTGAAGAAGCGGAACGCGTCGAAGTGCGAGCAGCCGATGCGGTGCGACTCGACGACCGCGTCGGTGCCGGCGCCGCCGAGGCGCAGCGGCCAGTCGGCGTGCCGGGTCTCGTCGTCGGCCAGCCGGTGCACCATCGCCCACTCGTGCAGGCCGAAGCAGCCGAAGTGCGCGGGCCGGGCGGCGGTCGCGCTCAGCAGCCGGTGCAGCGCCTCCACCATCGGCCGCTGCTTGCGGACGTACGCCGTGGTCACGGTGCCGTCCGCGTAGCCCTTGAGCCCGTCGTACGCCGGGGCGTCGAGCAGCCGGACGCCGTACCCGGGGTGCCAGCGGCGCAGCTGCGCCGGCCGCTGGGAGTAGTAGGTGAAGAGGAAGTCGTGGACGGGGTGCTTGACGCCGGTCTCCCGCCGCGCGAGGTGCGGCGCGACGAAGGCGTCGACGCGCTCGGCGTGTGCCGTCGCGCACGCCTGCCAGGTCTCCGCGTCCAGCACCTCCACGGCCGCCAAGCCTAGGTCGCTAGGGTCGAGGGGTGCGCATCGCGAGGTTCACCACAGGCGAGGACCCCCAGTACGGCGTCGTCACCGGCGAGGTCGACGAGCTCGGCCAGCCCGCCGAGGACAGCGTGATCGTGGCGCTCGCCGGCGACCCGCTGTACGTCGGGGTCAAGCTGCTCGACCAGGAGCACCGGCTCGAGGACGTGCGGCTGCTCGCCCCCGTCCTGCCGCGGAGCAAGGTCGTGGGCATCGGCCGCAACTACGCCGCCCACGCCGCCGAGCTGGGCAACGAGGTCCCGACCGAGCCGGTGATGTTCCTCAAGCCCA contains:
- a CDS encoding 3-methyladenine DNA glycosylase, with product MEVLDAETWQACATAHAERVDAFVAPHLARRETGVKHPVHDFLFTYYSQRPAQLRRWHPGYGVRLLDAPAYDGLKGYADGTVTTAYVRKQRPMVEALHRLLSATAARPAHFGCFGLHEWAMVHRLADDETRHADWPLRLGGAGTDAVVESHRIGCSHFDAFRFFTPSARPLNTLSPTAADRPDFEQPACLHAGMDLYKHAFRLTPMVSSDLVADCFELARDIRELDMRASPYDLADLGFEPVRIETAEGKQEYAAAQRAFAERGSPLRARLIDECLRLLAVG